A window of the Streptomyces griseochromogenes genome harbors these coding sequences:
- a CDS encoding MoaF-related domain-containing protein encodes MTGNGFAPPPQNDKIGGPSTTELAGTVIEYTYSTGNRYRMEFDPQTLTFHLLEGSAPPHTVTLPYRARLIRCELYLVTWIVKPGIHVTLLVDLAERLVHVSAMMPPNQWEFFDLGHISVVQLPEESHL; translated from the coding sequence ATGACCGGCAACGGATTCGCCCCGCCACCGCAGAACGACAAGATTGGCGGGCCCTCCACCACCGAACTCGCGGGCACCGTCATCGAATACACGTACTCCACCGGAAACCGCTACCGGATGGAATTCGACCCGCAGACCCTCACCTTCCACCTTCTCGAAGGATCGGCGCCCCCGCACACCGTCACCCTGCCCTACCGTGCCCGGCTCATCCGCTGCGAGCTGTACCTGGTCACCTGGATCGTCAAGCCCGGTATCCACGTGACCCTCCTCGTCGACCTGGCGGAGCGGCTCGTCCACGTGAGCGCGATGATGCCGCCCAATCAGTGGGAGTTCTTCGACCTGGGGCACATCAGCGTCGTCCAGCTGCCGGAGGAGTCGCACCTGTGA
- a CDS encoding NADPH-dependent FMN reductase, whose product MTRVPLTIVGVGGSTRQGSSTERALRAALRGAGQLGARTVCLTGPGLALPHYAPEHTGDPLRRRLVELMGSADGLVIAAHACHGTLSGLRKNVLDHAEDLRSRPRPYFGERPVGCLTTARGAQGAASALASLRVTVHAPRGRPSPPGVSIDTPRDVFDAVGACQDPRIHDQLRTMARQVVEFARMRSAHTASAPGERHPVRA is encoded by the coding sequence GTGACGCGCGTTCCTTTGACGATCGTCGGCGTCGGCGGATCCACCCGGCAGGGCTCCTCCACCGAGCGAGCCCTGCGTGCGGCGCTGCGCGGGGCCGGACAACTCGGCGCGCGCACGGTGTGCCTGACCGGCCCCGGCCTCGCCCTGCCGCACTACGCCCCCGAGCACACGGGCGACCCGCTGCGCCGGCGTCTGGTCGAGCTGATGGGATCGGCCGACGGCCTCGTCATCGCCGCACACGCCTGCCACGGCACTCTCTCCGGCTTGAGGAAGAACGTCCTCGACCACGCCGAAGACCTCCGCTCGCGGCCGCGGCCGTACTTCGGCGAGCGCCCGGTCGGCTGCCTCACCACCGCCCGCGGAGCCCAGGGAGCCGCGTCCGCCCTCGCCTCACTGCGGGTCACCGTCCATGCGCCGCGCGGCCGGCCCAGCCCGCCGGGCGTGAGCATCGACACCCCCCGCGACGTCTTCGACGCGGTCGGCGCCTGCCAGGACCCGCGCATCCACGACCAGCTGCGCACGATGGCCCGACAGGTCGTGGAATTCGCCCGCATGCGCAGTGCACACACCGCGTCCGCACCCGGGGAACGTCATCCCGTACGGGCCTGA
- a CDS encoding HAL/PAL/TAL family ammonia-lyase, which yields MTDVIIDGKSLTLQDVEAVARPGRDRALVHTDVAQKASVRSRNLKLDLIATGRPIYGVTTGFGDSVTNQIAPQKAAELQRHLVTYHLNGTGPQAPAEVVRATLLIRANCLARGNSGVQTEIIDLLLDFLRHDILPQVPERGSVGASGDLVPLCYVANALFGEGEVAFRGEIRDTADVLREVGLQPVTPEAKDGLGLINGTSFSAAFAVLATQDAARLAAVTDLATALASEALLGNRGHFDAFIHEQRPHRGQLASAAHLTELLDGSALSLPHDQVVDANDPLDGRGHGKLRRSIQDRYSLRCAPHVTGVLRDTVEWVDRWLETEINASTDNPLFDAESGRVHSGGNFYAGHVVQAMDSLKVAVASVADLLDRQLQLLVDVKFNNGLTENLIPPTAGDAWEKGLHHGFKGMQLACSALTAEALKHAGPATVHSRSTEAHNQDKVSMAPIAARDARRILELTQEVAAIQLLAACQALDLRGTDAMAPRTRAVHDLIRSEVPFVDADRRMDGDIRKVVALITSGALLAAAATRDTLAA from the coding sequence GTGACGGATGTCATCATCGACGGCAAGTCCCTGACCCTGCAGGACGTGGAGGCCGTCGCCCGCCCCGGACGCGACCGGGCTCTCGTCCACACCGATGTCGCCCAGAAGGCCTCGGTGCGCTCCCGGAATCTGAAGCTCGACCTCATCGCCACCGGCCGGCCCATCTACGGCGTCACCACCGGCTTCGGCGACAGCGTGACCAACCAGATCGCCCCTCAGAAGGCGGCCGAGCTCCAGCGCCACCTGGTCACCTACCACCTCAACGGCACCGGTCCGCAGGCCCCCGCCGAGGTGGTGCGCGCCACCCTGCTGATCCGCGCCAACTGCCTGGCCCGCGGTAACTCGGGGGTCCAGACCGAGATCATCGACCTGCTGCTGGACTTCCTCCGGCACGACATCCTTCCCCAGGTCCCCGAGCGGGGCTCCGTCGGTGCCTCGGGCGACCTGGTCCCGCTGTGCTACGTCGCCAACGCCCTGTTCGGCGAGGGGGAGGTCGCCTTCCGCGGCGAGATCCGCGACACCGCCGACGTCCTGCGGGAAGTGGGCCTCCAGCCGGTCACCCCGGAGGCCAAGGACGGTCTCGGCCTCATCAACGGCACCTCGTTCTCGGCCGCGTTCGCCGTCCTGGCCACCCAGGACGCCGCCCGCCTCGCCGCCGTCACCGACCTCGCCACGGCACTCGCCTCCGAGGCCCTGCTCGGCAACCGCGGACACTTCGACGCCTTCATCCACGAGCAGCGGCCCCACCGCGGCCAGCTCGCCTCGGCGGCCCACCTCACCGAACTCCTCGACGGCTCCGCGCTGTCCCTCCCCCACGACCAGGTCGTGGACGCGAACGACCCCCTCGACGGCAGGGGCCACGGCAAGCTCAGGCGCAGCATCCAGGACCGCTACAGTCTGCGCTGCGCGCCGCATGTCACCGGCGTCCTGCGGGACACCGTGGAGTGGGTGGACCGCTGGCTGGAGACCGAGATCAACGCCTCCACCGACAACCCGCTCTTCGACGCCGAGTCCGGACGCGTCCACTCCGGCGGCAACTTCTACGCCGGCCACGTCGTCCAGGCCATGGACTCGCTCAAGGTGGCCGTCGCCTCCGTCGCCGACCTCCTCGACCGGCAGCTCCAGCTGCTCGTGGACGTCAAGTTCAACAACGGGCTGACCGAGAACCTCATACCGCCCACCGCCGGCGACGCCTGGGAGAAGGGCCTGCACCACGGCTTCAAGGGCATGCAGCTCGCCTGCTCCGCCCTCACCGCCGAAGCCCTCAAGCACGCGGGCCCCGCCACCGTGCACTCCCGCTCCACCGAGGCCCACAACCAGGACAAGGTGTCGATGGCCCCGATCGCCGCCCGCGACGCCCGCCGCATCCTGGAACTCACCCAGGAAGTTGCCGCGATCCAGCTCCTCGCGGCCTGCCAGGCCCTCGATCTGCGGGGCACCGACGCCATGGCCCCGCGTACCCGGGCGGTGCACGACCTGATCCGGTCCGAGGTGCCGTTCGTGGACGCCGACCGGCGTATGGACGGCGACATCCGCAAGGTCGTCGCCCTCATCACCTCGGGTGCCCTCCTGGCCGCCGCCGCAACCCGCGACACCCTCGCCGCCTGA
- a CDS encoding 3-oxoacyl-[acyl-carrier-protein] synthase III C-terminal domain-containing protein yields the protein MTTAAQTDPVLLAIAAELPEPAFSTGDLLDASKGMFSGRLTAMLATLGIDKRHSVLANYPDVVFHGADPRPDTLTADLAVRSARTALAKSGVDPAGIGLVLGVTSSPGRLLPSLVCDVIARMPELPRDCANLAIEYMGCSAMAKVVDTARWYLTAHPGKKVLAVFTEAITPLSPPLDRTGYGHFTEVLPEERQRTVDALHSFLFADASVAMVFGGEGPGPVFGPVANLTNDLPEDTELGTVPDGGSDLPVVLAEHGRRLYTLSPEVTPRGGHYARQTARAALAAPGCALAAPADAVALLLHTGSTRILDSLCAEFGVASDSPQAASSYTVLREYANTLGCSVPLMLAEDTERPAGTGLAIAFGLSFSAGAFTVTFPDGGWRP from the coding sequence TTGACCACCGCGGCCCAGACCGATCCGGTCCTGCTCGCCATCGCAGCCGAGCTGCCCGAGCCCGCCTTCTCCACCGGGGACCTGCTCGACGCGAGCAAGGGCATGTTCTCCGGGCGGCTCACCGCCATGCTCGCCACGCTGGGCATCGACAAGCGCCACTCCGTGCTCGCGAACTACCCCGACGTCGTCTTCCACGGCGCCGACCCCCGGCCCGACACCCTCACCGCCGACCTCGCCGTCCGGTCCGCGCGCACCGCGCTCGCCAAGTCCGGCGTCGACCCGGCGGGGATCGGTCTCGTCCTCGGCGTCACCTCCAGCCCCGGCCGGCTTCTGCCGTCCCTGGTGTGCGACGTCATCGCCCGGATGCCCGAACTTCCCCGCGACTGCGCCAACCTGGCCATCGAGTACATGGGCTGCTCCGCCATGGCCAAGGTCGTGGACACCGCCCGCTGGTACCTCACCGCCCACCCCGGCAAGAAGGTGCTCGCCGTCTTCACCGAGGCCATCACCCCGCTCTCGCCGCCACTGGACCGGACGGGATACGGGCACTTCACCGAAGTCCTGCCCGAGGAGCGCCAGCGCACCGTCGACGCGCTGCACTCCTTCCTGTTCGCCGACGCCTCCGTGGCCATGGTCTTCGGCGGCGAGGGCCCGGGGCCGGTGTTCGGACCGGTCGCGAACCTCACCAACGACCTGCCGGAAGACACCGAACTCGGCACCGTCCCCGACGGCGGCTCCGACCTCCCCGTCGTACTCGCCGAGCACGGCCGCCGTCTCTACACCCTCTCCCCCGAGGTGACACCGCGCGGCGGCCACTACGCCCGACAGACCGCCCGCGCGGCGCTGGCCGCGCCCGGCTGCGCGCTCGCCGCGCCCGCCGACGCGGTGGCCCTGCTCCTGCACACCGGGTCCACGCGCATCCTCGACTCGCTGTGCGCCGAGTTCGGTGTCGCGAGCGACAGCCCGCAGGCGGCCTCGTCGTACACCGTGCTGCGCGAGTACGCGAACACCCTGGGCTGCTCCGTGCCGCTGATGCTGGCCGAGGACACCGAGCGCCCGGCCGGGACCGGCCTCGCCATCGCCTTCGGACTGTCCTTCTCGGCCGGCGCCTTCACGGTCACCTTCCCCGACGGCGGCTGGCGTCCCTGA
- a CDS encoding methyltransferase: MTSTDADAVLAKFRDYVTGPTRYANLLTVFELGIVAQLKATGPDGMTATQLAAVTGVSAHHVEQLLELPVKDGFIARAPRTGAYTLDGIARLTDEELARVMPWLHMVKEVCLRQLYHLTESVREGRIVGLEQLYGFTGNFYQASKAHPELHAAWEPVMHAVTGYIDPWFYSRLDLPAGARVIDIAGNTAQGAVLAQKYHGEKGIHVTCFDLPEKEDEALDNIAGAGVGDSCRFIGGDALAEIPKGFDVAMIKHFLDMWDHDNALRILRNTYEALPAGGRLIAMHLTYPEDGNAATADFFPAYFFGCTMAQGGPQKLSTWAAWIEEAGFKITGTVEQDMTTAPADTIPAHSIVYATKV, from the coding sequence GTGACCAGCACCGACGCCGACGCCGTCCTCGCGAAGTTCCGGGACTACGTCACCGGCCCCACCCGCTACGCCAACCTGCTCACGGTCTTCGAGCTCGGCATCGTCGCCCAGCTGAAGGCGACCGGCCCCGACGGTATGACCGCCACGCAGCTCGCCGCCGTCACCGGCGTCAGCGCCCACCATGTCGAACAGCTTCTGGAGCTGCCCGTCAAGGACGGGTTCATCGCCCGCGCCCCGCGGACCGGCGCCTACACCCTCGACGGCATCGCGCGGCTCACGGACGAGGAACTCGCCCGGGTCATGCCGTGGCTGCACATGGTCAAGGAGGTGTGCCTGCGGCAGCTGTACCACCTCACCGAGAGCGTCAGGGAGGGCCGCATCGTCGGCCTCGAACAGCTCTACGGTTTCACCGGCAACTTCTACCAGGCCAGCAAGGCGCACCCGGAACTGCACGCCGCCTGGGAGCCCGTGATGCACGCGGTGACCGGGTACATCGACCCCTGGTTCTACAGCCGCCTCGACCTCCCCGCCGGCGCCCGCGTCATCGACATCGCCGGAAACACCGCGCAGGGCGCCGTCCTCGCCCAGAAGTACCACGGCGAGAAGGGCATCCACGTCACCTGTTTCGACCTGCCCGAGAAGGAGGACGAGGCCCTGGACAACATCGCCGGGGCCGGGGTCGGGGACAGCTGCCGCTTCATCGGCGGAGACGCCCTCGCCGAGATCCCCAAGGGCTTCGACGTCGCCATGATCAAGCACTTCCTCGACATGTGGGACCACGACAACGCCCTCAGGATCCTGCGCAACACCTACGAGGCGCTGCCCGCCGGGGGCCGGCTCATCGCCATGCACCTGACCTACCCGGAGGACGGGAACGCCGCCACCGCGGACTTCTTCCCCGCCTACTTCTTCGGCTGCACCATGGCCCAGGGCGGCCCGCAGAAGCTGTCCACCTGGGCCGCCTGGATCGAGGAGGCCGGCTTCAAGATCACCGGGACCGTCGAACAGGACATGACCACCGCGCCCGCCGACACGATCCCGGCGCACAGCATCGTCTACGCCACGAAGGTGTGA
- a CDS encoding glutamate racemase, protein MKIALMDSGIGLLPAAAAVRRLRPDADLVLSWDPDGMPWGPRTPEDITERALAVAEAAAAHGPDVLIVACNTASVHSLPVMRARFEPDLPIIGTVPAIKPAAAGGGHVAIWATPATTGSAYQRDLIDRFADGVAVTEVPCPGLADAVHHADDAAVDAAITAAAARTPDDVTTLVLGCTNYELVAERIRAAVQRPGRPPLMLHGSAGAVAAQALRRLGAEPAPHAVADTTLTVLLSGRESALPATALAYDEGRFLQVVSPVR, encoded by the coding sequence GTGAAGATCGCGCTCATGGACTCCGGAATCGGCCTCCTCCCCGCAGCCGCCGCGGTACGCCGGCTGCGGCCCGACGCGGATCTCGTGCTCTCGTGGGACCCGGACGGGATGCCCTGGGGGCCCCGCACTCCCGAGGACATCACCGAGCGGGCCCTGGCGGTCGCCGAGGCCGCCGCCGCCCACGGCCCCGACGTCCTGATCGTCGCCTGCAACACCGCCTCCGTGCACTCCCTGCCGGTGATGCGCGCCCGTTTCGAACCGGACCTGCCGATCATCGGCACCGTACCGGCGATCAAGCCGGCGGCGGCGGGCGGCGGCCATGTGGCGATCTGGGCGACCCCCGCCACCACGGGCAGCGCGTACCAGCGCGACCTGATCGACCGGTTCGCCGACGGCGTGGCCGTCACCGAAGTGCCGTGCCCCGGGCTCGCCGACGCGGTGCACCACGCGGACGACGCGGCAGTCGACGCGGCGATCACGGCGGCCGCCGCTCGCACCCCCGACGACGTGACCACTCTCGTCCTCGGCTGCACCAACTACGAACTGGTCGCCGAGCGCATCCGGGCGGCCGTCCAGCGGCCGGGCCGTCCGCCGCTCATGCTGCACGGCTCCGCCGGAGCGGTGGCCGCCCAGGCGCTGCGCCGGCTCGGCGCGGAACCGGCACCGCACGCCGTCGCCGACACCACCCTCACCGTGCTGCTCAGCGGACGCGAGTCGGCGCTTCCGGCCACCGCCCTGGCCTACGACGAGGGACGCTTCCTCCAGGTGGTCAGCCCGGTCCGCTGA
- a CDS encoding glycosyltransferase — translation MSAIVWTAVVSLAAWCWLLLCQGFFWRTDVRLPSRRDPGTWPSVCVVVPARDEAAVLPVSLPSLLAQDYPGRAEVFLVDDGSTDGTGELARELSRRHGGLPLTVDSPGEPPAGWTGKLWAVRHGIGLARARGPAYLLLTDADIAHAPDSLRGLVAAARGGGFDVVSQMARLRVESLWERLVVPAFVYFFAQLYPFRWIGRQGSRTAAAAGGCVLLSASMAEKARIPDAIRHAVIDDVALARAVKGAGGHIWLGLAERVDSVRPYPRLRDLWRMVSRSAYAQLRHNPLLLLGTVAGIALVYLVPPAAVVTGAGTGTAAVAVVGAAAWAVMAGTYAPMLRYYGQPLWLAPLLPFTAFLYLLMTVDSAVQHYRGRGAAWKGRTYARPDAVPDEG, via the coding sequence GTGAGCGCGATCGTGTGGACCGCCGTCGTATCCCTCGCCGCCTGGTGCTGGCTGCTGCTGTGCCAGGGCTTCTTCTGGCGCACGGACGTCCGCCTGCCGTCGCGCCGGGATCCCGGGACGTGGCCGTCGGTCTGCGTCGTGGTCCCGGCCCGGGACGAGGCCGCCGTGCTGCCCGTGAGCCTGCCGTCGCTGCTCGCGCAGGACTATCCGGGACGTGCGGAGGTCTTCCTGGTGGACGACGGGAGCACGGACGGCACCGGGGAGCTGGCCCGTGAGCTGTCCCGGCGGCACGGCGGGCTGCCGCTCACGGTGGACTCCCCGGGCGAGCCGCCCGCGGGCTGGACGGGCAAGTTGTGGGCGGTGCGGCACGGCATCGGCCTCGCACGCGCGCGTGGCCCCGCGTACCTGCTCCTGACGGACGCGGACATCGCGCACGCGCCGGACAGCCTGCGGGGACTGGTGGCGGCGGCCCGCGGCGGGGGCTTCGACGTGGTGTCGCAGATGGCCCGGCTGCGGGTGGAGAGCCTGTGGGAGCGGCTGGTGGTCCCGGCGTTCGTCTACTTCTTCGCGCAGCTGTATCCCTTCCGGTGGATCGGCAGGCAGGGCTCGCGTACGGCGGCCGCGGCGGGCGGCTGTGTGCTGCTGAGCGCGAGCATGGCGGAGAAGGCGCGGATCCCGGACGCCATCCGGCATGCCGTCATCGACGACGTCGCCCTCGCGCGCGCGGTGAAGGGCGCCGGCGGTCACATCTGGCTGGGGCTGGCGGAGCGGGTGGACAGCGTGCGCCCTTATCCGCGGCTGCGCGATCTGTGGCGGATGGTCTCGCGCAGCGCCTACGCCCAGCTGCGCCACAACCCGCTGCTGCTGCTCGGCACGGTCGCCGGGATCGCTCTGGTCTATCTGGTGCCGCCCGCGGCCGTGGTGACGGGCGCGGGCACCGGCACTGCGGCGGTGGCGGTCGTCGGCGCTGCCGCGTGGGCGGTGATGGCGGGGACGTACGCGCCGATGCTCCGTTACTACGGGCAGCCGCTGTGGCTCGCGCCGCTGCTGCCGTTCACCGCGTTCCTCTACCTCCTCATGACGGTCGACTCCGCGGTGCAGCACTACCGGGGGCGTGGGGCCGCCTGGAAGGGCCGCACCTACGCGCGTCCGGATGCCGTCCCCGACGAGGGCTGA
- a CDS encoding TerD family protein — MSKGSNTPVPATALRIELGWRSGPGVPDADASALLLAGGKVRSDGDFVFYNQPAHASGAVRHEGKRSVGQRVTDTLLVDLARVESGIERIVLAASADGGTFGQVPDLYIEVTDASGGAAVARFDSPGASVETAFVLGELYRRQGIWKFRAVGQGYSSGLEGLATDFGITVDEPQHAAPPRPPAASAATPAAAAATPAAAPPVPPPVTMPPPTTAPVPLPPPPGVAPAAPVRLSKVTLTKAAPSVSLAKQGGTSGAMRVNLNWQMRKQFPGWGGRWGAGQGDLDLDLCALYELADGRKGVVQALGNAFGSLNRPPYIHLDGDDRTGAVASGENLTINLDHTQDFRRVLVFVTIYEGAASFADLHATVTLQPQHGAPIDFSLDECTVPSTVCALALITRTDGDLVVRREARYLVPERGVSPQRTVDRAYGWGMNWTPGRK; from the coding sequence ATGTCGAAAGGGTCGAATACGCCGGTGCCGGCCACGGCCCTGCGTATCGAATTGGGCTGGCGCTCCGGACCCGGCGTGCCCGACGCGGACGCCTCGGCGCTGCTGCTCGCGGGTGGGAAGGTCCGCTCCGACGGGGACTTCGTCTTCTACAACCAGCCCGCGCACGCCTCCGGAGCGGTCCGGCACGAGGGCAAGCGGAGCGTCGGTCAGCGGGTCACCGACACTCTGCTCGTGGACCTCGCGCGCGTGGAGAGCGGCATCGAGCGGATCGTCCTCGCGGCCTCCGCGGACGGCGGGACGTTCGGACAGGTCCCGGACCTCTACATCGAGGTGACCGACGCGAGCGGCGGCGCAGCGGTGGCCCGCTTCGACAGCCCCGGCGCGAGCGTGGAGACGGCCTTCGTGCTCGGAGAGCTCTACCGCCGTCAGGGCATCTGGAAGTTCCGCGCCGTCGGCCAGGGCTACAGCAGCGGACTCGAAGGCCTGGCAACGGACTTCGGCATCACCGTCGACGAGCCGCAGCACGCCGCACCGCCTCGCCCGCCCGCTGCCTCAGCCGCCACGCCCGCCGCCGCGGCCGCCACGCCCGCCGCCGCGCCACCGGTCCCGCCCCCGGTGACCATGCCGCCGCCGACCACCGCTCCGGTCCCCCTGCCGCCGCCCCCGGGGGTCGCTCCGGCCGCACCGGTTCGCCTCTCCAAGGTCACCCTCACCAAGGCCGCCCCCTCCGTCTCCCTGGCCAAGCAGGGCGGCACCTCCGGCGCCATGCGGGTCAACCTCAACTGGCAGATGCGCAAGCAGTTCCCGGGATGGGGCGGCCGATGGGGCGCCGGGCAGGGCGACCTCGACCTCGACCTGTGCGCCCTGTACGAACTCGCCGACGGCCGCAAGGGCGTCGTACAGGCCCTCGGCAACGCCTTCGGATCCCTGAACCGTCCGCCGTACATCCACCTCGACGGCGACGACCGCACGGGCGCCGTCGCGAGCGGCGAGAACCTCACCATCAACCTGGACCACACCCAGGATTTCCGGCGCGTCCTCGTCTTCGTCACCATCTACGAGGGCGCCGCCTCCTTCGCCGACCTGCACGCCACGGTCACCCTGCAGCCCCAGCACGGCGCCCCGATCGACTTCTCGCTGGACGAGTGCACGGTCCCCTCCACGGTGTGCGCACTCGCCCTGATCACCCGCACGGACGGCGACCTCGTCGTCCGGCGGGAGGCGCGGTACCTGGTACCCGAGCGCGGGGTGAGCCCGCAGCGGACCGTAGACCGCGCCTACGGGTGGGGCATGAACTGGACTCCCGGCCGCAAATGA
- a CDS encoding DUF6643 family protein, with translation MTSPRSTYGGGYYSASFPDTPIYDSLVAERGTPQIAPIRVPAAYDTGSSLPALPSALPALPAAPSPQAPGYGYGYPQPAPLQQAPTAYIPQQASAPRGYPGPQAPQQPRPMAAGTGYEAMRPAAPRPAPAPYQDPYNNQQFRGY, from the coding sequence ATGACCTCCCCCCGCTCCACCTATGGTGGCGGCTACTACTCCGCCTCCTTCCCGGACACCCCGATCTACGACTCACTCGTGGCCGAACGGGGCACCCCGCAGATTGCCCCGATCCGGGTCCCCGCCGCCTACGACACGGGCAGTAGCCTGCCCGCGCTGCCGTCGGCACTGCCCGCCCTCCCGGCGGCCCCGTCCCCGCAGGCCCCCGGCTACGGCTACGGCTACCCCCAGCCGGCCCCGCTGCAACAGGCGCCCACGGCGTACATCCCGCAGCAGGCGAGCGCCCCGCGCGGCTACCCCGGCCCGCAGGCCCCGCAGCAGCCGCGCCCGATGGCGGCCGGTACGGGGTACGAGGCCATGCGCCCCGCCGCGCCGCGGCCCGCGCCCGCTCCCTACCAGGACCCCTACAACAACCAGCAGTTCCGCGGCTACTGA